From Microbacterium sp. LWH7-1.2:
CGTCTACATCCCCTTCATCGGGCACGACCTCAAGATCGCCGTGCCCTTCATCCTCATCTTCGTGGTGCTCCTCGTGCGGCCACAGGGCCTGTTCGGCCGGAAAGCGGTGGTGCGCGTCTGATGCCTTCGACCGCGGAGTTCTCGAACCGGACCCCCTTCCTCGACCGGGGGTGGGTGCGGTGGGCGGCGCTCGGTCTCATCGTCGTGCTGATGATCGTCGTGCCGCTGATCCTCCCCGAGTTCGCCAACCAGACCATCGCCCGCATCGGCGTCTTCGCGGTGGCGGTGCTCGGCCTCAACGTCGTGATGGGGTACACAGGGCAGATCTCGCTCGGCCAGATCTTCTTCGTCGGGGTCGGCGCCTACGCCACCGCGTTCGGCGTCAACGCCGACTGGAACATCCTGCTCGTCTTCCTCTTCGCGTGCGCGCTGCCCGCAGTGCTCGGCCTCATCGTGGCGCTCGCCGCCGCACGGCTCGGCGGCCTCGCGATCGCGATGGTGACGATCGCGCTGCCGCTCATAGGGGTGCCGCTGGCCAAGCGCCTGTCGGACTTCACCGGGGGATCGCAGGGCACCTCGGCCCGGTTCTCGGACGCACCGGAGTGGACCGGGCTCTACGACGACCAGTGGCAGCTCTACATCGTCTTCCTCATCGGCGGCATCACGTTCCTCCTCACACGCAACCTCGTGCGCGGGAAGTACGGCCGGGCCTTCGCGATCGTGAAGGGCAACGAGGCCGTGGCGGGGTCGATGGGGATCTCGCCGTACCGGTACAAGGTGCTCGCGTTCACGATCGCCTCGCTCATCGGCGGCGTCAGCGGCTTCCTCTACATGGTCGTCGTCCAGTACACGTCGCCAGAGACGATGAGCTTCGGCCACTCGATCGAGCTCCTGGCCTCCATGGTGATCGGCGGCGCCGGCAGCATCGTCGGCTCGATCCTCGGCGGCATCTGGTACGTGCTGGTGCCGCAGATCACGAACATCATCGACCCGAACATCACCGCGATGCTGCAGGGCGCCATCCTCCTGATCGTGCTCTTCGTCCTTCCCGGCGGCCTGGTGTCGCTGCCGAGGCTGTGGCGTCGCCGCCGCCGGGGCGCCGACTCTCCCCGCGGCCCCGGCGCCACCGGAGCAGGCGCGCGGACGGATGCTGCAGCATCCGTCTCCGGATCCTCGACGGTCGGCGACGCCCTGGGCGCGCCGCCCGGCTCGCCGCCCCCGTCGAAGCCATGACCTTCCCGAACGCAGCCACAGAAAACACAGAGAGGCAGGACCATGAGCACGAAACGCAGGAAGATGCGCGTCGCCTCGGTCGTCGCCGGGATCGGCGTCATCGCCGTGCTCGCCGCCGGCTGCTCGCGCGGCGGCGGCACACCGAACAGCACCGAGGACGGCGGCTCCGCCGAGGCGAGCCCGGGCATCACCGACTCGTCGATCACGCTCGGCATCACGACCCCGCTCTCGGGACCGACCGCCGGGCCCGGCACGTGCACGGTCGCCGGCATCACCGCGTACTTCGGCGCCAAGAACGCTGAAGGCGGGGTGGAATTCGGCGACGGCAACACCCGCACGGTCGAGATCGAGGCGCTCGACGACGAGTACGACCCGCAGAAGGCCAAGGCGAACTACGACCAGCTGAAGAGCAGCGTGTTCGCGATGACCTCCGGACTCGGCACGCCGACCAACCGTGCCTGGCGCGAGGCGGCCATCGCCGACGAGGTGCCGCAGGTGCTGATCCAGACGGGCGACCCCATCTTCAGCAGCCAGGAGGAGAGCCCGTGGCAGCTCGGGTTCGTCCCGATCTACCAGAACGAGGGCCAGGCGTTCGGCGAGCTGCTGGCCGGGTCGGCCGAAGAGCACACGGTCGCGATCCTGTCGCAGAACGACGACTACGGCGAAGGCTACGTCGAGGGCTTCAAGGCCGCGATCGAGGGTGCCGACAACATCGAGGTCGTCAAGGAGCTCACGTACGAGGCCACCGACACCTCGGTCGACGCGCAGCTCACCGAGCTCGCCGGCTCGGGCGCCGACGTCTTCTTCAACGCGATGTCGATCACGCCGCTCGTGATCTCGTCGCTGCAGAAGACGCAGGAGCTCGGCTGGCTGCCCTCGTGGTTCCTGCCGTCGAACACGTCGAGCCCGAGCGCGATCCTCGAGCCCGGTGGCGCGGCGGCGTTCCCCGGCGTGTACACGGTGGCGTTCGCGCAGTCCGCGGCCGCCCCGACCTTCGCGGAGAGCGAGGAGGGCGCCGCGTTCCTCGAGCAGCTCAAGGAGTACGCGAACTACCCGGACGTGCCCGCGTTCCCGCACTGCGTGTGGTCGTACCAGATCGGCGCGACGCTGGAGGAGGTGTTCGGCAACATGACCGAGCCCACGCGCGAGAACTTCATGGAGGCGCTGCGCGACGTCTCGGGCTTCACCGCTCCGCTGATGCTCGAGGGCTCCACCGTCGACACGACCGAGGACGGTCAACCCGCCGTCTCGACCGTGCAGGTGCAGAAGTACAACGGCAAGGGCTACGCCCCCGCCGAGTCATGGGATCAGTGACCTGAGGACACGAGGAGGGGCGGGCGGAGGCATCCGTCCGCCCTCTCTTCTTTGATCTGGGTGAAGGCTCACTCCATGCCGTGCAGGACCTCGACGATGCCCGAGAGGTGGGCGCGAGTCGCTGCCTCGGCGGCGTCGGGGTCCTTCGCCAGGATGGCGTCGATGATCGCGATGTGCTCGGGCGCCGACGTCGCGGCGCGGCCCGGGTGGAACGCGAGCCGGAACTGGTGGCGGGCGGACTGCGCACGCAGGCGCTCCAGTAGCTGCGTCGCGGTGGCGTGGTGGCTGAGGTCGCGGATGCGGCGATCGAGCTCCTGGTTGAGGCGCGAGTACGCCATGAGGTCTCCCGACCCGATCGCCGCCGCGATCTCGGTGCGCAGCGCCCGCAGCTCGTCGGCATCGGCGGGCGTGAGATTCTCGGCGGCCTTGCGGGCGCAGAGGGTCTCGAGCCCGATGCGCACCTCGACGATCTCGATCGCCTCGTCGACCGTGATCGCGCGCACCCGCGCGCCGCGGTTGGGGAGGCGCTCCACGAGCCCTTCGCCGGCGAGGTTCAGCAGGGCGGTGCGCACGGACGCCCGCGAGGCCCCGTACCGCTCGCTCAGATCGGCCTCGATGAGGCGCTGGTGGGGTGCGAACTGGGCGTCGAGGATCGCCTCGCGGATCACCTGCGTCAGGTCGGGGCGCTCGGCGATCTCGTCGTCGCTCAGCACGGCAGCATCCGTCATCTCGGCCAACCCCCTTCAGCGCCTTCGTCCGTGCACTGACACTATCTCGCGGGAGAGCGGTCATCGCGAAGATCTCATACGAAACTCGCGCGAAAATCGTCGACAATCTTGATTCATGCCCATGGGGGAGGCACGCTGGGAGTGGTGTCGATCCGCGCCGACCCGAGGCGGATCCACGTTGGACAACACGGAGAGGTGGACGTTCATGGGCGAGGCGGCGATGGGGACTTCGGTCCGGACGGGGCTTTACATCGGGGGTGAGGAGCGGTTCACCGACGACGTGCTGACGATCCCCGACCCGGCGAAGCCGGGTGCGATCGTGGGTGAGGCGGCCGCCGCGACGGAGTCGGATGTGAAGGATGCCGTGGCCGCGGCGAAGAAGGCCTTCCCGGCGTGGGCGGCGCTCACGCCTCAGGAGCGTGCTGCCGCCATGGCCGACGCGATCGCCGGGATCGCCGACGACCGCGACGAGGACGCGGCGGTCCTGTCGCAGGAGAACGGCAAGATCCGCATGGAGGCGTGGATCGACGCTCTCGTGTTCGAGATCCGCTGGAACCTCGCGCTGATGCTCGCCGACGAGGTCGATGCGTCCAAGACCCTGCCGCCGGTTCCCGGCGCGATCCCGGTGTCGACCGACGTGACGTACCAGCCGCTGGGTGTCGTGACCGTGATCGTGCCGTTCAACTGGCCGATCGCGATCCTCGGTGCCTCCCTGCCGCACGCACTGCTGGCGGGCAACACCGCGATCGTGAAGCCGCCGCCCTCGACGCCGCTGGCCACGACCCGCGTCGTGCAGCGCGTGGCCGAGAAGCTGCCGCCCGGCGTGCTCAACGTCGTGACGGGCCGCGACCAGGACATGGCGGGGCTCATCCAGAGCCCCGACATCGCCAAGGTCTGCTTCACGGGCAGCGTCAACGGCGGCAAGCGGATCATGGAGATGGCTTCGAAGACGCTCACCCGCGTCACCCTGGAGCTCGGCGGCAACGACGCGGCGGTCTTCCTCGAGGACGCGATCCTCGATGACGCGCACCTGGACCGCCTGTACGCGGCGATCTACGACACGACGGGGCAGATCTGCATGAACGCGAAGCGCGTCTTCGTGCACCGCTCGCGCGCCGACGAGCTCATTGCGGGGCTGTCGGCCCGACTCGAAGCGGCCCGGCTGGGCTACGGCCTCGACGAGGGCACGACGATGGGGCCGCTGCATCAGCCGGCGCAGAAGGCGTTCGTCGACGAGATCATCCAGGAGGCGAAGGATGCCGGCGCCGACGTCCGCGAGTTCGGCGAGCTTCCCGGTGGCGAGCTCGAGGGCGGCAACTTCGTGCGGCCGGCGATCGTCGTCGACCCCGACCCGCAGCTGCGCGTCGTCACGCAGGAGCAGTTCGGACCGGTCATCCCGGTGATCCGGTTCGACGACGAGGCCGAGGCCGTGCGTCTCGCCAACGACACGTGGGGCGGGCTCTGCGGCTCGGTGTGGACCGGCTCGCCCGAGGCGGCGCAGCGCGTCGGCTCGCAGCTGGTGTGCGGCTACGTGTGGGTCAACGACCACGGCGCGACCAGGCTCGACCTGCGCGCGCCGTTCGGTGGCATGAAGCAGTCCGGCTTCGGCCGGGAGCAGGGGATCGAGGGCGTCCGCGCCTTCCAGGACACCCGCTCCATCGCCACCCTCGACCCGGAGGTGCTCGCCTCGATGGCCCACTGACGCGGAGCGACATCATCCCGTCGGTGCGCCGATGGGATGATGTC
This genomic window contains:
- a CDS encoding GntR family transcriptional regulator, with translation MTDAAVLSDDEIAERPDLTQVIREAILDAQFAPHQRLIEADLSERYGASRASVRTALLNLAGEGLVERLPNRGARVRAITVDEAIEIVEVRIGLETLCARKAAENLTPADADELRALRTEIAAAIGSGDLMAYSRLNQELDRRIRDLSHHATATQLLERLRAQSARHQFRLAFHPGRAATSAPEHIAIIDAILAKDPDAAEAATRAHLSGIVEVLHGME
- a CDS encoding ABC transporter substrate-binding protein codes for the protein MSTKRRKMRVASVVAGIGVIAVLAAGCSRGGGTPNSTEDGGSAEASPGITDSSITLGITTPLSGPTAGPGTCTVAGITAYFGAKNAEGGVEFGDGNTRTVEIEALDDEYDPQKAKANYDQLKSSVFAMTSGLGTPTNRAWREAAIADEVPQVLIQTGDPIFSSQEESPWQLGFVPIYQNEGQAFGELLAGSAEEHTVAILSQNDDYGEGYVEGFKAAIEGADNIEVVKELTYEATDTSVDAQLTELAGSGADVFFNAMSITPLVISSLQKTQELGWLPSWFLPSNTSSPSAILEPGGAAAFPGVYTVAFAQSAAAPTFAESEEGAAFLEQLKEYANYPDVPAFPHCVWSYQIGATLEEVFGNMTEPTRENFMEALRDVSGFTAPLMLEGSTVDTTEDGQPAVSTVQVQKYNGKGYAPAESWDQ
- a CDS encoding branched-chain amino acid ABC transporter permease; amino-acid sequence: MPSTAEFSNRTPFLDRGWVRWAALGLIVVLMIVVPLILPEFANQTIARIGVFAVAVLGLNVVMGYTGQISLGQIFFVGVGAYATAFGVNADWNILLVFLFACALPAVLGLIVALAAARLGGLAIAMVTIALPLIGVPLAKRLSDFTGGSQGTSARFSDAPEWTGLYDDQWQLYIVFLIGGITFLLTRNLVRGKYGRAFAIVKGNEAVAGSMGISPYRYKVLAFTIASLIGGVSGFLYMVVVQYTSPETMSFGHSIELLASMVIGGAGSIVGSILGGIWYVLVPQITNIIDPNITAMLQGAILLIVLFVLPGGLVSLPRLWRRRRRGADSPRGPGATGAGARTDAAASVSGSSTVGDALGAPPGSPPPSKP
- a CDS encoding aldehyde dehydrogenase family protein, with protein sequence MDNTERWTFMGEAAMGTSVRTGLYIGGEERFTDDVLTIPDPAKPGAIVGEAAAATESDVKDAVAAAKKAFPAWAALTPQERAAAMADAIAGIADDRDEDAAVLSQENGKIRMEAWIDALVFEIRWNLALMLADEVDASKTLPPVPGAIPVSTDVTYQPLGVVTVIVPFNWPIAILGASLPHALLAGNTAIVKPPPSTPLATTRVVQRVAEKLPPGVLNVVTGRDQDMAGLIQSPDIAKVCFTGSVNGGKRIMEMASKTLTRVTLELGGNDAAVFLEDAILDDAHLDRLYAAIYDTTGQICMNAKRVFVHRSRADELIAGLSARLEAARLGYGLDEGTTMGPLHQPAQKAFVDEIIQEAKDAGADVREFGELPGGELEGGNFVRPAIVVDPDPQLRVVTQEQFGPVIPVIRFDDEAEAVRLANDTWGGLCGSVWTGSPEAAQRVGSQLVCGYVWVNDHGATRLDLRAPFGGMKQSGFGREQGIEGVRAFQDTRSIATLDPEVLASMAH